In the Nocardioides marmotae genome, CTGCATACCTTGATGAAACGACGCGACGAGCCCGCGCCGGTCAACCCGCGACGAGCCCACGCCGGTCAGCCCGCGCCGATCAGCCCACGCCGGTCAGTCCGCGGCGACGGGCCGGCGACGCAGGCGCTTGAGGAGGAGCCAGGCCGGCAGGCCGAGCAGCAGCCCGGTGGCGAGGAACGGCAGCAGCGCGCCGGCCACGGTGGCGACCGCGAGGGCGGTGGCGACCAGGCCGTGCCACCCGGCGGAGAGGCCGCTGAGGAAGCCGGCGTCGTCGTCGGCCTGCGCGGCCGCGGGCTCCCGGGGCGTCCGCTCGAGGGAGACGGTGATCGTGGACATCGCGGTCTGGTCGGCGAGGTAGTCCTGCTGCTTCTCCAGGGATGCGAGGGCGGCCTGCCGGCGGGAGAGCTGGGCCTCGATGGCGACGATGTCGCGGATCGACTGCGCCCGGTCCAGCAGCAGCTCGACCCGCCGGATGCTGCGGCGCTGGACCCGGACCCGGATGTCGACGTCGAGGACCTTGGTGGTCACGTCCTCGCTGGTCGTGCCGGCGGTGACCAGCTCCGCGGCCCCCTTCAGCGACTCGACGGCGTCGTCGAAGCGGTCGGAGGGGACCCGCAGCACGAGCCGGGACCGCTTGACCTCGCCGTCGTCGTCGGTCGCGGTCTGCTCCTCGGCGACCTCCCCGCCGTACCGGTCGACGACCTTCTGCACCTCGAAACGGGCCTCGCCGACGTCGTCGGCCCGCAGGGCGACGTTGCCGGTCGAGATCACCTTCCGAGCGGATGCGGCGTCCACGGCGTCCACGGCGGCGCTGCCGGCGGCGTCGTCGGCGACGAACCCGTTGGCCTCGCGGGCCGCCGCGGCGGGTGCCTCGCCCCCGTCGGAGCCCGAGGAGGCGGCGACGTCGGCGGTGGAGCCGGAGGAGTCGGAGTCCGACGCCCCGCCGCCGCAGCCGGTCAGCGCGGCGAGGGCGGCGAGGGTGGTGGCGGTGACGAGGGCGGCGGCGACCCGGTGGCCGGCCCGGCGGTACGTGGTCATGCCGTCTGGGACGGCACGACCTCCATCACGGTTCCGGTGGGCTCCGGCGTACGACGCCCGCGCGCGACCTCGACGAGCGCGGCGCGCAGGTCGCGGACCCGCCCGGGCAGCTGGCCCTCGCGGTGGCGCAGCACCAGGGTCACGGCCGTCTCGTCGCCGGCGATCGGGCGGCAGACGAGCAGCCCGGTGCGCTCGAGCGGGTCGCCGACCACGCTGTAGTCGGGCAGCACGGTGATGCCGAGGCCCTCGGCGACCATCAGCTTGCCCATCTCGGCGCCGTCGGTGGTGTGGCAGCGTCGGGGCATCCGGCCCTCGAAGAGCCGGTGGGCGAAGCGGTGCATGAGGTAGCCCGCGCGCATCGCCACGAACCGCTCCTCGCGCAGCTGGTCGATGGTCACCGCGGGCTGGGCGGCCAGCGGGTGGCCGAGGGGGAGGACGACGACCGGGCGGCCGTGCACGAGCGCGGTACCGGCGAGGTCGGCGGGCGCGTCGTCCCCGGCGAGCACGTTGACCAGGCCGAGGTCGAGCGAGCCCTCGACGACGCCCTGGTGGATCTCGGGCTGCTGGGCGTCGAGCACCTCGACGGTCGCGCCGGGGTGCCGGTCCTGGAAGAGCCGCAGCGCCGGGACGAGGAGGGTGGAGGTGGCGGCGTTCACGGTGCCGATCCGCAGCAGCCGGGTCGCGGTGCCCTGGTCGCCGGCGGCCTGGCGGAGCCGGTCGACGGCCTCGAGCACGTCGACCATGTTCTGCAGCAGGTCCTGGCCCTGGCGGCTGATCCGGGCGCCGGAGCGGCGGCGGTCCAGCAGGGTGACGCCCAGCTCGCGCTCGAGCTTGGTGAGGGCCTCCGACAGCGCGGGCTGGGAGATGTGCAGCCGCTCGCTGGCCCGACGCAGCGAGCCGTGCTGGGTCACGGCGGCGAGGTACTCCAGCTGTTCGATCCGCACGAGGCTCCTCCAGCGAGGTCGCGAGCCCCGACAGGTGCTCGGTAAAGTCAGTCGACACGGTCGACTTTAGTGCAGGGTCGACGGCCCGTCGTGGCGCGGCGCGCGCGGCGGTGTCCGGCGGGCGCCGCGCACGGTCCGGTGGAAGGCCCTGCCTGTCACCCGCTCGCGGCTTCCTCGCGCGCTTCGGGCCGCGTCGGCTTGCACTCGGCGCTTATTTCGACCAATCTCATCGACATAGTCATCAAGGCTCGAGCATCCCGGAGCGCCAGCAACGCCCCACGGACCAGGAAGGTGGACCGACCGTGTCGACGAACCTCGCGTCCGATGACCCCCAGACCGGCTCGTTCGCGGTGATCGGCGCCGGCCGGGTGCCGGTGCTCGACGCCGGCGCGG is a window encoding:
- a CDS encoding DUF4349 domain-containing protein: MTTYRRAGHRVAAALVTATTLAALAALTGCGGGASDSDSSGSTADVAASSGSDGGEAPAAAAREANGFVADDAAGSAAVDAVDAASARKVISTGNVALRADDVGEARFEVQKVVDRYGGEVAEEQTATDDDGEVKRSRLVLRVPSDRFDDAVESLKGAAELVTAGTTSEDVTTKVLDVDIRVRVQRRSIRRVELLLDRAQSIRDIVAIEAQLSRRQAALASLEKQQDYLADQTAMSTITVSLERTPREPAAAQADDDAGFLSGLSAGWHGLVATALAVATVAGALLPFLATGLLLGLPAWLLLKRLRRRPVAAD
- a CDS encoding LysR family transcriptional regulator, with the translated sequence MRIEQLEYLAAVTQHGSLRRASERLHISQPALSEALTKLERELGVTLLDRRRSGARISRQGQDLLQNMVDVLEAVDRLRQAAGDQGTATRLLRIGTVNAATSTLLVPALRLFQDRHPGATVEVLDAQQPEIHQGVVEGSLDLGLVNVLAGDDAPADLAGTALVHGRPVVVLPLGHPLAAQPAVTIDQLREERFVAMRAGYLMHRFAHRLFEGRMPRRCHTTDGAEMGKLMVAEGLGITVLPDYSVVGDPLERTGLLVCRPIAGDETAVTLVLRHREGQLPGRVRDLRAALVEVARGRRTPEPTGTVMEVVPSQTA